A region of Myxococcus stipitatus DSM 14675 DNA encodes the following proteins:
- a CDS encoding type II secretion system F family protein: MLAGIVLLLVTGSVFFFSLVIFSVLSKAYEQYQERYVAKSMNDLSDMFLFIDARQMLVLNIACMCLLGILSYIIFNPILAVVATVFGFFLPMLLVKHYRKRRIKKFNIQLVDALQAMANAFKAGLTFPQAIEHVAREAMPPLSQEFGLFVKEVKLGVPLEEALINMGRRVGSDDLELVVVSTNIARQLGGNMAEMFETISTVIRERFRLEGKIDALTSQGKLQGWIVAAMPAVLGMVLNYMRPDLMEPMMNHFFGWILVVLIAIMEVMGILIIRRIVNIDI, encoded by the coding sequence ATGCTTGCTGGAATCGTCCTCCTCCTCGTCACCGGCTCGGTCTTCTTCTTCAGCCTGGTGATCTTCAGCGTCCTGTCGAAGGCGTATGAGCAGTACCAGGAGCGCTACGTCGCCAAGTCGATGAACGACTTGAGCGACATGTTCCTCTTCATCGATGCACGGCAGATGTTGGTCCTCAACATCGCGTGCATGTGCTTGCTGGGCATCCTGTCGTACATCATCTTCAACCCCATCCTGGCCGTCGTCGCCACGGTGTTCGGCTTCTTCCTGCCGATGCTGCTGGTCAAGCACTACCGCAAGCGGCGCATCAAGAAGTTCAACATCCAGTTGGTGGATGCGCTGCAGGCCATGGCGAACGCGTTCAAGGCGGGTCTCACCTTCCCGCAGGCCATCGAGCATGTGGCGCGCGAGGCGATGCCTCCGCTGTCGCAGGAGTTCGGCCTGTTCGTGAAGGAAGTGAAGCTGGGTGTGCCGCTGGAGGAGGCGCTCATCAACATGGGGCGCCGCGTGGGCAGCGATGACCTGGAGCTGGTGGTGGTGTCCACGAACATCGCGCGTCAGCTCGGCGGCAACATGGCCGAGATGTTCGAGACCATCTCCACGGTGATTCGCGAGCGCTTCCGGCTCGAGGGAAAGATCGACGCGCTCACCTCGCAGGGCAAGCTGCAGGGGTGGATTGTCGCGGCCATGCCGGCGGTGCTCGGCATGGTGCTCAACTACATGCGGCCGGACCTGATGGAGCCCATGATGAACCACTTCTTCGGGTGGATCCTCGTGGTGCTGATCGCCATCATGGAAGTGATGGGCATCCTCATCATCCGGCGCATCGTCAACATCGATATTTGA
- the cpaB gene encoding Flp pilus assembly protein CpaB — protein sequence MLKGKTPLVVALVLGLLAGVIAYSAIKKKESDVRRGWNLVPVVVAAQDIPEGTVITFEMISQRSVPEQFVTSSVVRPDSASYVVNQKVLVALQAGDPLLWSQFETTKAAERLSSKVQKKMRAMTIDAKNATAVGGWIRPNDHVDIIGTFRDPQTDENVGVTLLQNIIVVATGKITGTTNVNLIPENQREYNNVSLMVLPEEAEILVLATELGSLTLSLRNEDDVDLIEERGRATISTLLSGERTRVLEKKRQEIIQIIKGGGEKAAAAGAQ from the coding sequence ATGCTGAAGGGCAAGACTCCGCTCGTCGTTGCGCTCGTGCTCGGCCTTCTGGCCGGCGTCATCGCGTATTCCGCCATCAAGAAGAAGGAATCCGATGTCCGCCGTGGCTGGAACCTGGTCCCCGTCGTCGTCGCGGCCCAGGACATTCCCGAAGGAACTGTCATCACCTTCGAGATGATCTCCCAACGCTCGGTGCCCGAGCAGTTCGTCACCTCGTCGGTGGTCCGTCCGGACTCGGCGTCGTACGTGGTGAACCAGAAGGTGCTCGTGGCGCTGCAGGCGGGTGATCCGCTGCTGTGGAGCCAGTTCGAGACGACCAAGGCGGCCGAGCGGTTGTCGTCGAAGGTCCAGAAGAAGATGCGCGCGATGACCATCGACGCGAAGAACGCCACGGCCGTCGGCGGGTGGATTCGCCCGAACGACCACGTCGACATCATCGGCACGTTCCGCGATCCGCAGACGGACGAGAACGTCGGCGTCACGCTGCTGCAGAACATCATCGTGGTGGCCACGGGCAAGATCACCGGTACCACCAACGTGAACCTCATCCCGGAGAACCAGCGCGAGTACAACAACGTCTCGCTGATGGTGCTGCCGGAAGAGGCCGAAATCCTGGTGCTCGCGACGGAGCTCGGCTCGCTGACGCTCTCGCTGCGCAACGAGGACGACGTGGACCTCATCGAGGAGCGCGGCCGCGCGACCATCAGCACGCTGCTGTCGGGTGAGCGCACCCGCGTGCTGGAGAAGAAGCGTCAGGAGATCATCCAGATCATCAAGGGTGGTGGCGAGAAGGCCGCCGCCGCTGGCGCCCAGTAA
- a CDS encoding type II secretion system F family protein: MDLLTQVLVGSSALLFAGAVGFFGLGMYQVLFERFLSEVRDESQGGMKGFGSVAIRRLGAFNRRFIWPSYEAKSRRNLIKAGEPQGYKPEDMMALQEVSAVVGLLMGLIIVNGVGQNLAWSLLFLLFGMYYPLLWLNDQVKKRHLLISRALPYNLDLLTLSVEAGLDFTAALAKVVEKGKAGPLREELQLVLKQLKMGKTREEGLKSMIVRVDLPSLTTFVTALIQADKMGTSLGKVLRIQSTQMRIDRTQRAEKLAGEAPVKMLFPLIACIFPTVFMVLFGPIVFQFFFGELAG; encoded by the coding sequence GTGGATCTCCTGACCCAAGTGTTGGTCGGCAGCTCGGCGCTGCTCTTCGCGGGAGCGGTGGGCTTCTTCGGACTGGGCATGTACCAGGTGCTCTTCGAGCGCTTCCTGTCGGAAGTGCGCGACGAGTCCCAGGGCGGAATGAAGGGCTTCGGCTCGGTGGCCATCCGCCGGCTGGGGGCCTTCAACCGCCGCTTCATCTGGCCCAGCTACGAGGCGAAGTCGCGCCGCAATCTCATCAAGGCGGGCGAGCCCCAGGGCTACAAGCCCGAGGACATGATGGCGCTCCAGGAAGTGAGCGCCGTGGTGGGCCTGCTGATGGGCCTCATCATCGTCAACGGCGTCGGCCAGAACCTGGCGTGGTCGCTGCTCTTCCTGCTCTTCGGCATGTACTACCCGCTGCTGTGGCTGAACGACCAGGTGAAGAAGCGCCACCTGCTCATCAGCCGCGCGCTGCCGTACAACCTGGACCTCCTGACGTTGTCGGTCGAGGCGGGTCTGGACTTCACCGCCGCGCTGGCGAAGGTGGTGGAGAAGGGCAAGGCGGGCCCGCTGCGCGAAGAGCTTCAGCTCGTGCTCAAGCAGCTCAAGATGGGCAAGACGCGTGAAGAGGGTCTCAAGAGCATGATCGTCCGCGTGGACCTGCCCTCGCTGACGACGTTCGTCACCGCGCTCATCCAGGCGGACAAGATGGGAACGAGCTTGGGCAAGGTGCTGCGCATCCAGTCCACGCAGATGCGCATCGACCGGACGCAGCGCGCGGAGAAGCTGGCCGGTGAGGCGCCGGTGAAGATGCTCTTCCCGCTCATCGCCTGCATCTTCCCGACCGTGTTCATGGTGCTCTTCGGGCCCATCGTGTTCCAGTTCTTCTTCGGCGAGCTCGCGGGGTAG
- a CDS encoding TadE/TadG family type IV pilus assembly protein: protein MSRKSFRRGGATVEFALSVPLLVMILMFSMYLTELVRAKLKLQEMARYAVWEMTSYALTDFAKGQHDAAFEDARKEAHEELVERYKDMDSVEPNNPAGSFIARYANVQGTLTNKEIPFLESGMLGSPGSSGEGGSFASGVFGLLNRGAGSLLNSWGFNNKGWVESEVQMNFQNAILPRAYLDENSGPGGFFQTDVFGGHDLSNLQLRSRYSMYANGWHMPDGGDAIVRARRAGNHRSGSDAHGLHIQVKRMTFLGIPPDGESGIGSVLGFLGNFLPNFLGTFVVSRNYGISPAQKGNCLGLEKYEELPSSGLHAMRGLLDHERPDCFDTAPFRDEMTYENSNYIRVFKARGEFFMGCKKAMADDPSDPDATQEATNKDEQDNKIRCGE from the coding sequence ATGTCTCGCAAGAGTTTTCGTCGCGGCGGTGCCACGGTGGAGTTCGCGCTCTCCGTGCCGCTCCTGGTGATGATTCTGATGTTCAGCATGTACCTGACGGAGTTGGTGCGGGCGAAGCTGAAGCTCCAGGAGATGGCGCGCTACGCCGTCTGGGAGATGACCAGCTACGCGCTCACCGACTTCGCCAAGGGCCAACACGACGCCGCGTTCGAGGACGCGCGTAAGGAGGCCCACGAAGAACTCGTCGAGCGCTACAAGGACATGGACTCCGTGGAGCCCAACAACCCGGCGGGGTCCTTCATCGCGCGCTATGCCAACGTGCAGGGCACGCTCACCAACAAGGAGATTCCCTTCCTGGAGTCCGGCATGTTGGGGAGCCCCGGCAGCTCGGGGGAGGGTGGCTCCTTCGCCAGCGGCGTGTTCGGGCTGCTCAACCGGGGCGCGGGCTCGCTGCTCAACTCCTGGGGCTTCAACAACAAGGGCTGGGTGGAGTCGGAGGTTCAGATGAACTTCCAGAACGCCATCCTTCCTCGGGCCTACCTGGACGAGAACTCAGGCCCGGGTGGCTTCTTCCAGACGGATGTCTTCGGCGGTCACGACCTGTCCAACCTGCAACTGCGCTCGCGCTACTCGATGTACGCCAATGGTTGGCACATGCCGGATGGTGGTGACGCCATTGTCCGTGCGCGGCGAGCGGGCAACCATCGCTCGGGAAGCGACGCGCACGGCCTCCACATCCAGGTGAAGCGGATGACCTTCCTGGGGATTCCGCCGGACGGTGAGAGCGGCATCGGCAGCGTGCTTGGCTTCCTGGGGAACTTCCTGCCGAACTTCCTGGGCACCTTTGTCGTCTCGCGCAACTACGGTATCTCTCCGGCTCAGAAGGGGAACTGCCTCGGCCTGGAGAAGTACGAAGAGCTCCCGAGCAGCGGTCTTCACGCCATGCGTGGCCTCTTGGACCACGAGCGCCCCGACTGCTTCGACACGGCACCGTTCCGCGACGAGATGACGTACGAGAACAGCAACTACATCAGGGTCTTCAAGGCGCGCGGCGAGTTCTTCATGGGCTGCAAGAAGGCCATGGCGGATGACCCGTCGGACCCCGATGCCACGCAAGAGGCTACGAACAAGGATGAGCAGGACAACAAGATCCGCTGCGGGGAATAG
- a CDS encoding FHA domain-containing protein, giving the protein MKIGRTSENDVVLHDHGVSRHHARIIMRGGQYFAEDVGSANGTALNGRSLTGEQLLRDGDRLGVGPVEFTFVWVPPDGDEDATRPIRRVPLPRSPLPSVSVDSSGQEFLATGELPAVVSVAPRPVPVVAGSQPSPGPASKGPRSALAQVPSALPVFEPLLEERTELGLSTVAGPFGAPSFPPVPDDMLEEREERTEVALPTLASPGVPPRLLPLMESLADEHTEVGVAAGGNPFAMASLGTVSPPPALERTDVLAPPGLPSVPVLPPDEPEERTELALPTLKGVAGLLEAATVVDVDDESTRPITRLPVATPLVPSAPPPQLARSQPQVAPVPPAPSASGPTAADRARERRDLARTRGGQLVLWWRDLSVARKLLTSLALLCVVAAVGGAVASVYLDGRAAMGTGGREPTTLGVDATPDSFGLGEGVRWERSDQKSFEFQFVAPTRAVALLRYQAKDISKEEVGLVLNGVNLGWVPPDTTTTAERELELILPVGTLKRGELNTVAFDNVRNPPGQETWRVWNLRVEIIPVPELPPEQLLSQAREYASAGRRFFDAKGVGSENLFRSWQQFRAAWLTLEALDTKPELYEDVRYYLSQASAELDHQCAQLMLEFQQSVQFRSARKARAALQEVSRRFPTTEHRCHNLAKEKAFEHEL; this is encoded by the coding sequence GTGAAGATTGGCCGCACCTCGGAGAACGACGTGGTGCTGCACGACCATGGTGTCTCCCGGCACCACGCGCGCATCATCATGCGGGGCGGGCAGTACTTCGCCGAGGACGTCGGCAGCGCCAACGGCACGGCGCTCAACGGTCGGTCGTTGACGGGGGAGCAGCTCCTCCGCGATGGCGACCGGTTGGGGGTCGGCCCCGTGGAGTTCACCTTCGTCTGGGTGCCTCCCGATGGAGATGAGGACGCCACCCGCCCCATCCGGCGTGTGCCCCTTCCTCGGAGCCCGCTGCCCTCGGTGAGCGTGGACTCCAGCGGTCAGGAGTTTCTCGCCACCGGAGAGCTCCCCGCGGTGGTTTCCGTGGCCCCGCGCCCGGTGCCTGTCGTGGCTGGGTCGCAACCTTCGCCGGGGCCCGCCAGCAAGGGGCCTCGGTCTGCCTTGGCGCAGGTCCCCTCGGCCCTTCCTGTCTTCGAGCCGCTCCTCGAAGAGCGCACCGAGCTGGGTCTGTCCACCGTGGCGGGGCCGTTCGGGGCGCCGAGCTTTCCGCCCGTCCCGGATGACATGCTGGAGGAGCGTGAGGAGCGCACGGAGGTGGCGCTGCCCACCCTCGCGAGCCCTGGCGTCCCGCCCAGACTGCTTCCGTTGATGGAGTCTCTGGCCGACGAGCACACGGAAGTCGGTGTCGCCGCTGGAGGGAATCCCTTCGCCATGGCCAGCCTGGGGACGGTGTCCCCGCCGCCCGCCCTCGAGCGGACGGATGTACTCGCTCCACCGGGTCTGCCCTCTGTCCCGGTTCTCCCACCGGACGAGCCCGAAGAGCGCACCGAGTTGGCGCTGCCCACGCTCAAGGGCGTGGCCGGCCTGTTGGAGGCGGCGACCGTCGTCGACGTCGACGACGAATCCACCCGGCCCATCACCCGGTTGCCGGTGGCAACGCCGCTCGTTCCCTCGGCGCCTCCCCCGCAGCTCGCGCGGTCGCAGCCGCAGGTGGCTCCGGTGCCTCCCGCGCCCTCGGCGTCGGGGCCCACGGCGGCCGACCGGGCCCGTGAGCGGCGGGACCTGGCCCGGACCCGAGGTGGGCAGCTCGTGCTGTGGTGGCGCGACCTCTCGGTCGCCCGCAAGCTCCTGACCTCCCTGGCGCTGCTCTGCGTCGTGGCGGCGGTGGGGGGCGCAGTGGCGTCGGTCTACCTGGACGGTAGGGCGGCGATGGGGACGGGCGGGCGGGAGCCGACCACCTTGGGCGTCGACGCCACCCCGGACTCCTTCGGCCTGGGGGAAGGGGTGCGCTGGGAGCGCTCCGACCAGAAGTCCTTCGAGTTCCAGTTCGTGGCGCCCACCCGCGCCGTGGCGCTCTTGCGCTACCAGGCCAAGGACATCTCGAAGGAGGAGGTGGGCCTGGTCCTCAACGGGGTGAACCTGGGCTGGGTCCCACCCGATACCACCACCACCGCCGAGCGGGAGCTGGAGCTCATCCTCCCCGTGGGCACGCTCAAGCGCGGCGAGCTCAACACGGTCGCGTTCGACAACGTCCGCAACCCTCCGGGTCAGGAGACCTGGCGTGTCTGGAACCTGCGGGTGGAGATCATCCCGGTGCCAGAGCTCCCCCCCGAGCAGCTCCTGTCCCAGGCCCGCGAGTACGCGTCGGCCGGGCGGCGGTTCTTCGACGCCAAGGGCGTCGGTTCCGAGAACCTGTTCCGCTCCTGGCAGCAGTTCCGCGCCGCCTGGCTGACCCTGGAAGCGCTGGACACGAAGCCGGAGCTGTACGAGGACGTGCGGTACTACCTGTCACAAGCCTCGGCCGAGCTGGACCACCAATGTGCCCAGCTCATGCTGGAATTCCAGCAGAGTGTGCAGTTCCGCAGCGCGAGGAAGGCCCGAGCGGCACTGCAAGAGGTCAGCAGACGCTTCCCTACCACCGAGCATCGCTGCCACAATCTGGCCAAGGAAAAGGCGTTCGAGCACGAGCTCTGA
- a CDS encoding FHA domain-containing protein, translated as MSNGSPPARRRPPSGTPSGGAGARPATRRPSPSARPAPVTASPRLVCVAGPKSGEEFQLEDGEYVIGRATDNPICIPDTSVSRKHVMVRKSGGGWTVSDLGSGNGTLVNGDAIGDETPLANGDVITLGDTELRFEDVANSTNVVSAPARSRPGASAAPAAGRGGAPSRPAPRGEGGRVRSARSTANAPPDPEAQKKKLRLMMLGGGVVLVLLLGLGFLKMRAVNQEALALAERGVMEAERKSLSKTFQDAKNLVREGKWVEAKALLEEVQSRAPEYPGVKDYLDHAEREIPVQGRLADAREALTKMELGKAAAALAKAGESQFLYEQVNAAKRELSELADKRTREARTALDGGQLDQAKVITDDVLKAFPEHRDAKLINEEAVRAIAARDAPKPVITGPAPKPWEPAVERFRDGDMSGAVSILNACMSKTPQCKKLLAQITEFGGLYKRIEDLDAKGLSKLLALDKDITEGRTSKMARNAGTRAATIFYKSASGAKAAGQWARAMEYSRRALQAEPGHAGASNIISELKTKAKDLYLQAYSLKDGSPEDALPKFKDVVAMTPPDDEYHDKAKTWVEKLSR; from the coding sequence ATGTCCAACGGTTCCCCTCCTGCTCGTCGCAGGCCTCCTTCCGGGACGCCCTCGGGAGGGGCTGGAGCTCGCCCGGCAACCCGCAGGCCGTCGCCCTCCGCGCGGCCTGCTCCGGTCACTGCGTCCCCGCGCCTGGTGTGTGTCGCCGGGCCCAAGTCGGGTGAGGAGTTCCAGCTCGAGGATGGCGAGTACGTCATCGGTCGCGCCACCGACAACCCCATCTGCATCCCCGACACGTCCGTGTCCCGCAAGCACGTCATGGTGCGCAAGTCGGGCGGTGGCTGGACGGTGAGCGACTTGGGCTCCGGCAACGGGACGCTCGTCAACGGCGATGCCATTGGCGACGAGACGCCCCTGGCCAACGGGGACGTCATCACCCTGGGCGACACGGAGCTGCGCTTCGAGGACGTCGCCAACTCCACGAACGTCGTGTCCGCCCCCGCGCGCAGCCGTCCTGGCGCGTCGGCGGCTCCGGCCGCGGGGCGTGGTGGCGCGCCTTCCCGTCCTGCCCCGCGAGGGGAGGGGGGCCGGGTGCGCAGCGCGCGTTCGACGGCCAATGCTCCGCCGGACCCCGAGGCCCAGAAGAAGAAGCTGCGCCTGATGATGCTGGGCGGCGGTGTCGTCCTGGTCCTCCTGCTCGGACTGGGCTTCCTCAAGATGCGGGCGGTGAACCAGGAGGCCCTGGCGCTCGCCGAGCGCGGCGTCATGGAGGCCGAGCGCAAGTCGCTGAGCAAGACCTTCCAGGACGCGAAGAACCTGGTGCGTGAAGGCAAGTGGGTGGAGGCCAAGGCCCTGCTGGAAGAGGTGCAGAGCCGCGCGCCGGAGTACCCGGGCGTGAAGGACTACCTCGACCATGCCGAGCGCGAGATTCCCGTCCAGGGCCGTCTGGCGGACGCCCGCGAGGCGCTCACCAAGATGGAGCTGGGCAAGGCCGCGGCGGCCCTGGCGAAGGCGGGAGAGAGCCAGTTCCTCTACGAGCAGGTGAACGCGGCGAAGCGGGAGCTGTCGGAGCTCGCGGACAAGCGCACGCGCGAAGCCCGCACGGCGTTGGATGGAGGCCAGCTGGACCAGGCGAAGGTCATCACGGACGACGTCCTGAAGGCCTTCCCGGAGCACCGCGACGCGAAGCTCATCAACGAAGAGGCCGTGCGGGCCATCGCCGCTCGGGATGCCCCCAAGCCCGTCATCACCGGCCCCGCGCCGAAGCCGTGGGAGCCCGCCGTCGAGCGCTTCCGCGACGGCGACATGTCCGGCGCGGTGTCCATCCTCAACGCGTGCATGTCGAAGACGCCTCAGTGCAAGAAGCTGCTCGCGCAAATCACGGAGTTCGGCGGCCTCTACAAGCGCATCGAGGACCTGGACGCGAAGGGGTTGTCGAAGCTGCTCGCGCTGGACAAGGACATCACCGAGGGGCGCACCAGCAAGATGGCGCGCAATGCGGGAACGCGCGCGGCCACCATCTTCTACAAGAGCGCCAGTGGCGCGAAGGCCGCCGGCCAGTGGGCCCGGGCCATGGAGTACTCGCGTCGCGCGCTGCAGGCCGAGCCGGGTCACGCGGGCGCCAGCAACATCATCAGCGAGCTGAAGACGAAGGCGAAGGACCTCTATCTGCAGGCCTACTCCCTGAAGGACGGCAGCCCCGAGGATGCACTGCCCAAGTTCAAGGACGTGGTGGCGATGACGCCTCCGGATGACGAGTACCACGACAAGGCGAAGACCTGGGTCGAGAAGCTCTCGCGATGA
- the xseA gene encoding exodeoxyribonuclease VII large subunit, with the protein MKKRKGAGGESPPPATLGFQGDLFGAASAPPRVVALPKKAPPPPPPVDADGTGLLGPLEGVPAAPPKPERLVLSVGELTRQLKQTLESRFARVLVRGEVTGFRGANARGHWYFSLKDPVASIDAKVWASLAGRMRFALRDGMEVLAEGSVDLYEPQGRYSLIVTRLEPVGEGALALAFEQLKARLAAEGLIGDRRVRPPRPLPFLPQRIGVVTSRTGAALQDFLRVLHSRNPRLSVLLADARVQGEGSASEVARAIARLSRTDVDVIVVTRGGGSVEDLWTFNEEEVARAIFASPVPVVSAIGHEIDFTISDFVADWRAATPSAAAERLSPVLADLELSLATQAGRLRRAMERRVLELREYQGQLASQLEDPRRMLNHQRLHLSEQVEAMMRVLRPAVRERRESLRALAERLQRSRPQARLGEQRAHLLKLAARLSDAARASVSSRQATLSAARLGLERASPVALIAKERARLAAHQARLRALQQGTLADAQRRFQRLEGRLDAMSPLKVMSRGYSVVFRQRDGGVVRSAADVEVGERLGIKLAANGARTLGGCEEVEATVTAVKGPVDC; encoded by the coding sequence ATGAAGAAGCGCAAAGGCGCGGGCGGCGAGTCTCCGCCGCCCGCCACGTTGGGATTCCAGGGGGACCTGTTCGGCGCGGCCTCCGCGCCTCCGCGGGTGGTGGCGTTGCCGAAGAAGGCGCCGCCGCCTCCTCCGCCGGTGGACGCGGATGGAACGGGACTCCTGGGGCCGCTCGAGGGCGTGCCCGCTGCGCCGCCCAAGCCGGAGCGGTTGGTGCTCTCGGTCGGTGAGCTCACGCGTCAGCTCAAGCAGACGTTGGAGTCGCGCTTCGCCCGCGTGCTGGTTCGCGGCGAGGTGACGGGTTTTCGCGGCGCGAATGCGCGAGGCCACTGGTACTTCTCGCTGAAGGACCCCGTCGCTTCCATCGACGCGAAGGTGTGGGCGTCGCTCGCGGGGCGCATGCGCTTCGCGCTTCGCGACGGCATGGAGGTGCTGGCCGAGGGCAGCGTGGACCTGTACGAGCCGCAGGGCCGCTACAGCCTCATCGTCACGCGGCTGGAGCCGGTGGGGGAGGGCGCGCTGGCGCTGGCCTTCGAGCAGCTCAAGGCGCGGCTCGCGGCCGAGGGGCTCATCGGCGACCGCCGCGTGCGTCCGCCTCGTCCGCTGCCGTTCCTGCCCCAGCGCATCGGCGTGGTGACGAGCCGCACGGGCGCGGCGCTGCAGGACTTCTTGCGCGTGCTTCATTCGCGCAACCCTCGGCTGAGCGTGCTGCTGGCGGATGCGCGCGTGCAAGGCGAGGGCTCCGCATCCGAAGTCGCCCGGGCGATTGCGCGGCTGTCGCGCACCGACGTGGACGTCATCGTGGTGACGCGTGGTGGTGGCTCGGTGGAGGACCTCTGGACCTTCAACGAGGAGGAGGTGGCGCGGGCCATCTTCGCTTCGCCCGTGCCGGTGGTGTCGGCCATTGGCCACGAGATTGACTTCACCATCTCCGACTTCGTGGCGGACTGGCGCGCGGCCACGCCCAGCGCGGCGGCGGAGCGGCTGTCGCCCGTGCTGGCGGACCTGGAGCTGTCGCTGGCGACGCAGGCGGGTCGGCTGCGGCGAGCCATGGAGCGCCGGGTGCTGGAGCTGCGCGAGTACCAGGGCCAGCTCGCCTCCCAGTTGGAGGACCCCAGGCGGATGCTCAACCATCAGCGACTGCACCTGTCCGAACAGGTGGAGGCGATGATGCGGGTGCTGCGTCCCGCGGTGCGCGAGCGGCGTGAGTCGCTGCGCGCGCTGGCGGAGCGGCTGCAGCGCTCTCGGCCACAGGCCCGTTTGGGCGAGCAACGTGCCCACTTGTTGAAGCTGGCCGCGCGTCTTTCCGACGCGGCTCGCGCGAGTGTGTCCTCGCGGCAGGCGACGTTGTCGGCGGCGCGGCTGGGCCTGGAGCGGGCTTCTCCGGTGGCGCTCATCGCGAAGGAGCGTGCCCGGCTGGCGGCCCACCAGGCGCGACTGCGGGCGCTCCAGCAGGGGACGCTGGCGGACGCGCAGCGTCGCTTCCAGCGTCTCGAGGGACGGCTGGACGCGATGAGTCCCCTGAAGGTGATGTCGCGCGGCTACTCCGTGGTGTTCCGCCAGCGTGATGGCGGGGTGGTGCGCTCGGCGGCGGACGTGGAGGTGGGGGAGCGCCTGGGCATCAAGCTCGCGGCGAATGGGGCGCGGACGCTGGGCGGATGTGAAGAAGTCGAAGCCACCGTGACGGCTGTAAAAGGGCCGGTGGACTGCTAA